A region from the Paludicola sp. MB14-C6 genome encodes:
- a CDS encoding chemotaxis protein CheD: protein MSEIITIGISDMNITTAPNTLVTFALGSCIGICLYEPILKIGALGHIMLPNCPDIKNEKNVNKYADTCIPHMLEKLQGYQCQKTRLKAKIVGGAKMFEVSGDSSFGNIGARNIEAVKKVLQENRIQLYAEDTGLNFGRTVYFHVDTGAVEVKSFNRETKIL from the coding sequence ATGAGTGAGATAATTACAATTGGCATTTCAGATATGAATATCACAACAGCACCAAATACGTTAGTAACTTTTGCATTAGGATCATGCATAGGAATTTGTTTATACGAACCTATTTTAAAAATTGGCGCATTAGGCCATATTATGCTACCTAATTGTCCGGATATTAAAAATGAAAAGAACGTAAATAAATATGCTGATACTTGTATTCCGCATATGTTGGAAAAGCTGCAGGGTTATCAATGTCAAAAAACAAGGTTGAAAGCAAAAATTGTTGGTGGAGCAAAAATGTTTGAGGTTTCAGGAGATTCAAGCTTTGGAAATATTGGCGCACGCAATATTGAAGCAGTGAAAAAGGTTTTGCAAGAAAATCGCATCCAATTATACGCAGAGGATACAGGGTTGAATTTTGGACGAACAGTATATTTTCATGTCGATACCGGAGCGGTTGAAGTCAAATCATTTAATCGTGAAACAAAAATATTATAA
- a CDS encoding chemotaxis protein CheC has protein sequence MKINNLEQLNEMHIDVLKEIGNIGAGNAATSLSEMLNLPVDMSVPKVKILDIKDAGSLLGGPENVMVGILAKFIGDIEGIMMFLIEEKFVGDIIEKLMGEHVSFLKGLSEMELSAVSEIGNILTASYINAISSLTGLNINISVPAVAVDMVGALLAVPAIELSPASDQIIFIEGVLLDLDQSVSSNILLVPTLESLNIMMTRLGIEL, from the coding sequence ATGAAAATTAACAACTTAGAGCAACTCAATGAAATGCATATTGACGTTTTAAAAGAAATAGGAAATATTGGAGCAGGCAATGCAGCTACTTCTCTTTCCGAAATGTTAAACTTACCTGTTGATATGTCGGTTCCAAAGGTGAAAATATTAGATATTAAAGATGCAGGTAGTTTATTGGGCGGCCCGGAAAACGTAATGGTGGGTATCTTAGCAAAGTTTATTGGCGATATTGAAGGCATTATGATGTTTTTAATTGAAGAAAAATTTGTTGGAGATATTATTGAAAAGTTAATGGGCGAGCATGTTTCGTTTTTAAAAGGACTTAGTGAAATGGAACTTTCTGCAGTTTCAGAAATAGGCAATATATTAACGGCATCATATATCAATGCAATCTCTTCCCTAACAGGACTTAACATTAACATTTCCGTTCCTGCAGTAGCGGTAGATATGGTTGGTGCACTTTTAGCTGTTCCTGCAATCGAACTTTCTCCGGCATCAGATCAGATTATTTTTATTGAAGGCGTTTTATTGGATTTAGACCAATCCGTCTCATCAAATATCCTACTGGTTCCTACGTTAGAATCCTTAAATATTATGATGACAAGATTGGGTATTGAGTTATGA
- a CDS encoding DUF342 domain-containing protein, with protein MADYNESNPNNTTENSELSPKSEAERLQEQLQQLAPPEINLRVSSDNLVAYIRVKLVDQRQTVAVEDIQNVLNEQGITYGIDTEAIQNFCEKRLFYSELTAARGIAPIDGKNGTITYSFKTDESIRLKENENGIVDYKELGTVQNVNKGDVLCTATPAIDGVDGMNIFGEPIPFRQGIPGEVHPGTHTVLSEDRMSVLAEIDGSVELRGKLVCVNDVYIIKGDVNSAVGNIDSVGSVIVQGDVREGFTVKSKKDITVKGIVEGATLIAEGNINIMSGMNGMGIGKLQAKGNIISKYIENTSVECDGDVYADVLLNSNTNAKGSVILKGSKASIIGGVCQAGVMIYASYIGASTNVQTIIILDSDEIRECMTPDFIRLRKNLEQVQSKINGKQYVQQQLQDNIRLLSRSMGDPQAKQDLKQAMMEKNKVAGEIIELQKELEKAQEEMNRPYAFKVIALKKVYIGTKINIGYLYMNISEEYSNTKFYADGHDLTAGQILPSEKL; from the coding sequence ATGGCGGACTATAATGAATCGAACCCAAACAACACAACTGAAAATTCTGAACTGTCGCCTAAGAGTGAAGCGGAGAGGTTACAAGAACAGTTGCAACAACTTGCCCCACCCGAAATTAACTTGAGGGTATCTAGTGATAATCTTGTTGCCTATATTCGAGTAAAACTTGTAGACCAAAGGCAAACAGTCGCTGTAGAAGACATACAAAATGTTTTAAACGAGCAAGGCATTACATATGGTATAGATACTGAGGCGATTCAAAACTTTTGTGAAAAACGATTGTTCTATAGTGAATTGACAGCCGCACGAGGCATTGCTCCAATTGATGGGAAAAACGGAACGATTACCTATTCTTTTAAAACGGATGAATCCATTCGTTTAAAAGAAAATGAGAATGGTATTGTTGACTATAAGGAATTAGGTACAGTACAAAACGTAAATAAAGGTGATGTATTGTGTACGGCAACACCTGCTATAGATGGTGTAGATGGTATGAACATCTTTGGAGAACCTATTCCGTTTAGGCAAGGTATTCCCGGTGAAGTACATCCGGGAACACACACAGTTTTATCTGAAGATCGAATGTCTGTTTTAGCAGAAATAGATGGATCAGTAGAATTACGAGGTAAACTGGTATGTGTGAATGATGTTTATATTATCAAGGGCGATGTGAACAGCGCAGTTGGAAATATAGACAGCGTGGGTTCCGTTATTGTTCAAGGCGATGTTAGAGAAGGTTTTACCGTTAAATCAAAAAAAGATATTACTGTAAAAGGTATTGTGGAAGGTGCTACTTTAATCGCCGAAGGAAATATCAACATTATGAGTGGTATGAACGGAATGGGTATCGGTAAGCTGCAAGCTAAGGGCAATATTATCAGTAAGTACATAGAGAATACAAGCGTTGAATGTGATGGAGATGTTTATGCAGATGTATTGTTAAATAGCAATACGAATGCAAAAGGCTCTGTTATATTAAAAGGAAGCAAAGCAAGCATAATAGGTGGTGTATGTCAAGCGGGTGTTATGATTTATGCTTCCTATATTGGTGCGTCAACCAATGTGCAAACAATTATTATACTAGACAGCGACGAAATTAGAGAATGTATGACTCCTGATTTTATTCGATTAAGAAAAAATTTAGAGCAAGTTCAATCTAAGATAAACGGCAAACAATATGTGCAACAGCAGTTGCAAGATAATATTCGTTTATTATCTCGGAGTATGGGCGATCCACAAGCAAAGCAAGATTTGAAGCAAGCAATGATGGAAAAGAATAAAGTAGCCGGTGAAATTATTGAATTACAAAAAGAACTTGAAAAAGCGCAAGAGGAAATGAATCGACCATATGCATTTAAAGTTATTGCATTAAAAAAAGTGTATATTGGTACTAAAATTAACATCGGATATTTATATATGAATATTTCCGAGGAATATAGTAATACGAAATTTTACGCCGATGGACATGATTTAACAGCAGGGCAAATTCTTCCGTCAGAGAAGCTATAG